Within Homo sapiens chromosome 2, GRCh38.p14 Primary Assembly, the genomic segment AAACAGGAAAGCCGTGTCAAGAATGCTCATCTGACTTATGGGTAGAGGCCCGCTGCAGTACCCCATCCCACAAAGCCACAGTGATCCTCGCACAGTCCacatttttatttccccaaaaGATGTTTTTCGGAAAGGTCCCTTTCCCTTACCATAGCTAGCACCATACCCCAAGACCAGGATGAAATAAGCCAGGGAAAGGAGACACATCTTATTCCCTTCTGGGTTAGTCTTTGAGAGGGAAGTGGCCAAACTTTTGTCACCGTTCCATGGTCTGAGGCTTAGTGTCTTCAGAGGTTTCTTCCTGTCCCTGCTGCAGCTGCCACATGTCAGCATACACCCCACCTCGGGACAACAGAGCCTCGTGTCTGGGGTGAGGAGAAAAGTGTGAGTCCTAACCATTAGTTTTACCCCGAGGGTCCTTGCCACCAGCCCACAGAGAGGACGGGATGGGAAGGGAGGTCCCCTCCAGAAGCCCCTGGGACTTCATGCCCCCTTTCCTGGAGCCCCCAATTCAGAAGACCTGTCCTTTTGATCTATGTGTCTCTTACCGTCCCCTCTCCACGATGCAGCCATCCTTGATGACGAGGATCTGGTCAGCATTGACCACAGTTGAGAGCCTGAGAAGTCAAAGATCAGTCGCCTACTACCCCACCCAAAGCGGGCCACATCACCAGCCGCCCCAGGCCTGTAGTCCTGTACCTGTGTGCCACTACGATGGTGGTGCGGTTGGCACAGACTTTGGCCAGAGAAGCCTGGATGGCCCTCTCATTAGATGTATCCAGCGCTGACGTTGCCTATAGAGAGGGTCCAGGTAAAACTGCTCCTGCCACTCAAAACCCTCAATGGAAGGAGGCAGGCTGCTGGCTGAGGCCTCAAGAATACACAAGAGCCTTGTTTGGGCTTGAGAACTGGAAAGTGTGTTTTGTGAGATTTGAATTCATGGTATCTGTTCTAGGTGGGGACAGTGCCCAGGAGGAACGGCTTGAGCATACacaaggcaggaaggaggggaggagaccCAGGGCGCACCTCATCCAGCAGAATGATGCCCGGAGCCTTGAGGATGGTGCGGGCAATGGCGACGCGCTGCTTCTCCCCGCCGCTCAGCTTCAGTCCCCGCTCGCCCACCTGTGTCCTGTACCCTGTGGATATTACCCACCACACGTTTCTTACGAAACGGAGGGAACAGGGGTCAGGGATTAGCAGGACAACACCAGGAGGGGAGGGGACTCTCTGCAAAGGAATCTCTCACCTTCAGGGAAAGCCATAATGGCATCATGGATGCCTGCAGCCTGagcagcagcctccacctcatcATTCCCAGCTGTGACACGGCCGTAACGGATATTGTCGGCGATGGTGTCATTAAAGAGGACAGTGTCTTGGGGCACAACTCCAATGTGAGACCGGAGAGAGGCCTGGGTCACCTAGGGCCAAAAGACCACACACTCTGCCTTATGAGATACCCCCAaggcctgggaggcagggtgggCTGGCCGGAAGCACGTGGGATAAGAGGCTGTGGTAATAATCCCACCATCACTGCCCCATATCCTAGCCGTGTGGGCAAATCACTCCTCTCTGTTTCCCCATCTTCTCTTCCTGCTTCACCAGATTGCTgcagatgttttgttttgtttttggatagagtccactctgtcacccaggctggactgcagtggcaaaatctcggcttactgcagccttgacctcctggctcatgcaatcctcctacctcagcttcctgagtagctgagaccacaggtgcttGAGACTACgtcaagctaatttttaattttttgttgagatggggttgccaggtatgttgcccaggctggtctcaaaatcctggactcaaatgatcctgctgccttgacctcctaaagtgttgggattacaggtgtgagccaccacacctggctacagAATATcgttgtaccttttttttttttttttttttgttttgctttttgttttgagacagggccttgctctgtcacccaggctggagtgcagtggcatgatcatagctcactacagcctcctggtgggactacatgtgtgtgccaccatggccagctaatttttttttttttttttgagacagagtcttgcactcttgcccaggctggagtgcagtggcgccatctcggctcactgcaagctccgcctcctgggttcacaccattctcctgcctcagcttcccgagtagctgggactacaggcgcccgccaccacgcccagcaaattttttgtatttttcgtagagacggggtttcactgtgttagccaggatggtctcgatctcctgaccttgtgatccgcccacctcagcctcccaaagtactgggattacaggtgtgagccaccgcgcccagcaatttttgtattttttgtagagagggtgttttgccatgttgcccaggctggtcttgaactcctgggctcaagtgatccacctgcctcggcctcccaaagtgctgggattataggcatgagccactgcgcccagccctttgtAGCTTTTATGGCACCATACAAATCCTTAACATGACTACTTTACTTGTGTGACTGTAGGTTATATCATGCTAGAATGGCCCTAGTTTTTTTGCAAGGGTGACATCTCCTCTCTCTGGACAGCCAGCCCTTATCATTCCTCCACACGTAGACCCCTAAACCACCGTCTTCTCCAGAGCAACCCTACCTGTGAAATGTCCTGCCCATCTATTCGGATGCAGCCAGAGCTGATGTCGTAGAAGCGAAACAGCAGGCGCAAAATTGTGCTCTTCCCTGCCCCAGATGGGCCCACCTGTTGCATTGGAAATGGGAAAAATCTCAGGcccactggctttttttttgagaccgaatctcactccgtcacccaggctgcagtgcaatggcgcgatctcagctcactagaacctctgcctcccaggttcaagcgattctcttgcctcagcctccctagtagtgggattataggcacccgccaccatgcccggctaatttttgtatttttagtagagatagggtttcaccatgttggtcaggctggtcttgaactcctaaccttaggtgatctggccacctaagcctcccaaagtgctgggattacaggcatgtgccaccgcagcCGGCCGAGGCCCACTGGCTTTTGAGGTTCCCTCTCCAAGAGGTCACCAGTGTCCATGGAGGCTGCACCATTCAATCCGGTTGCCTATCGTGACTGGGCTCTCTGACTCCACAGCCTGGGTCACAAGCTACCATGGGCACTGAATGAGGGAAGCTTGAGGCATCTGGGCCAAGTGGCTGGGTCTCCTCTCACCAGGGCAAGTGTCTGTCCAGGCATCACAGTGAAAGACACGTCCTGCAGAGTCTCCCGCCTGCAAGGAAAGGTGGGGTTGCTCAGCAGGCACCTTCCATCACCAGAGCTGCTAGTaggccctgcccctcccctgcccaggcTCTTTTCCAAAAGCAGGGATTCAGAGCACTGAGAAGCAGGAAGGCAGTGTGCAAATGAACGGAAAAGCAAAGGAAGCAAAAGGAAGGCCTCACCCATCGGCATAGCTGAAGTGCACGTTCTCAAACTCAATACGGCCCTTCTGAAAGCGAAGGGGCCCTGCTCCAGGAAGGTCCTTCACCTGGAAGGGCACCACCCATGTGTGCTGAGGTTCTCAGCTTTGTGTTTTCCAAGCACGAGAAACACCACACAGCTCCTCCCTCCCCAAACCCTACTCCTCTCCCTTCGCTCACTTCTGTCTCCTCTTTCAGCAAGTCAAACATGTTCTCCATGTCAATGAAGTTGGTCTGGATCATCCTGCAAAAAGGTGCTGGTTAGGACTTCTCTGAGTAGCCAGGAAATAATAATGTGCCCTGGACAGGTGAGGGCCAGGGCTCAGATTACCTGTAGTAGGTGCCAAACCAATTGAGGGGCATGTACAGCTGGATAATGTAGGTGCCAAAGAGCACATAGTCCCCAACCTGTGGCAATCAAGGAAGCAGAGCATGTCACGGGGGGCCTGCAGGCCGCTCTTCTTGTGTCACCCTGCCCACTTCCTACCGAAGAGCCTGGTGACCAGACACAGGCCTCAGGCCCCCTTTTCCTTGTGCCCCACTCTCTCATCCAAGATCCTGCCTCACCTGTAGCTTCTGCTCAGTGACAAAGTATGCGCAAAGCAGGGAGCCGGCGAGGAGCCCGAGCCCAATCACCAGGTTCTGGGTCTGATTTAGTAAAACCAGTGAAGCGCTCGACTTCCACTCCAAACCCTGAGGGCAATAACACAGGAAGAGGAATGTCCTATACACAATGGCCATCAGTGAGTCCAAACCTGGGCCCAGGCCCCTTCTACCCCAACACTCGACTATCACTCTTGGCCCTGAAAATTCTACCAGGCCAGGGCATTATTCTCCGGAGGCCTCAAACTAGCATCCTCACCTGATATTTGATGATGGCCTCTCGATAGCGTTCCACTTCGTAACTCTCGGCGTTGTAATACTTCACCTGATGAATTCAAACCAAATTTATTTGGCATGGGCACAGCACATGGCACTCGGGTCATTCCCCCCAACTCTCAATCCTCCTTCCTGAGTTCAAACATCACACACAAACATCACACCCCCAGCTCTCTGTCAGCCCCAGTGGTCCTGGTTACACTCCTCCACATCTCCACGCCTCACACCACTGCCACCGGGCCCTCTGTTACCGTCTCGAAGTTTAGCAGAGAGTCCACTGCTCGTGCCCGGGTAGCGTTCTCCTGTGTGTTCATAGCACGACGAAACTTGGTTCTCCACTCAGTGACCACAATGGTCAGGGCTGGAGAGTGACAGGATGGGGAGCAGAATAGGACATCATCCCCAAAAGCAGAGACCAAATGTCAATGTCCACTACCTGCCATGTACACACTAAGCCTATGCTCAAGCCCGGACACCCAGATTCCACAGGGAGGCACCTCTGCAGCCTGCACAAAGTCTCATGTGTAGAAAACGCTTTTGGTAAATGAAAGCAAGCTGCATCTTGTTACACAAACGAGGCTTCCTTGACCTGTGTCCACGGCTCAGACTTAACGTGACAAGAAtgtccttccccagcccctcagcTAGG encodes:
- the ABCB6 gene encoding ATP-binding cassette sub-family B member 6 isoform 2 (isoform 2 is encoded by transcript variant 2), which produces MVTVGNYCEAEGPVGPAWMQDGLSPCFFFTLVPSTRMALGTLALVLALPCRRRERPAGADSLSWGAGPRISPYVLQLLLATLQAALPLAGLAGRVGTARGAPLPSYLLLASVLESLAGACGLWLLVVERSQARQRLAMGIWIKFRHSPGLLLLWTVAFAAENLALVSWNSPQWWWARADLGQQVRSAAQQSTWRDFGRKLRLLSGYLWPRGSPALQLVVLICLGLMGLERALNVLVPIFYRNIVNLLTEKAPWNSLAWTVTSYVFLKFLQGGGTGSTGFVSNLRTFLWIRVQQFTSRRVELLIFSHLHELSLRWHLGRRTGEVLRIADRGTSSVTGLLSYLVFNVIPTLADIIIGIIYFSMFFNAWFGLIVFLCMSLYLTLTIVVTEWRTKFRRAMNTQENATRARAVDSLLNFETVKYYNAESYEVERYREAIIKYQGLEWKSSASLVLLNQTQNLVIGLGLLAGSLLCAYFVTEQKLQVGDYVLFGTYIIQLYMPLNWFGTYYRMIQTNFIDMENMFDLLKEETEVKDLPGAGPLRFQKGRIEFENVHFSYADGRETLQDVSFTVMPGQTLALVGPSGAGKSTILRLLFRFYDISSGCIRIDGQDISQVTQASLRSHIGVVPQDTVLFNDTIADNIRYGRVTAGNDEVEAAAQAAGIHDAIMAFPEGYRTQVGERGLKLSGGEKQRVAIARTILKAPGIILLDEATSALDTSNERAIQASLAKVCANRTTIVVAHRLSTVVNADQILVIKDGCIVERGRHEALLSRGGVYADMWQLQQGQEETSEDTKPQTMER